In the genome of Streptomyces pactum, one region contains:
- a CDS encoding ABC transporter ATP-binding protein — MSDTAPAHQDTAAPTTGSPVARPAGEPAAGGPGTPAAGEPAAKEPRTRDAGEPARRRSVVRSLLRLWPYVRPVRVRLFGAAVVAIVASSVSLLIPLVLKWLVDGPVADRDPGGVWLGGALLLGLGIAEAALFGFRRWLVARPLAGVEATMRADLYRHLQRLPVSFHDRWPSGQLLSRATTDLMLLRTFLAFPLTFLVVNGATIILGFAILLDQRWQLGLVLLCPVVPLVVLCSYFESRYSAAARLSQDQAGDLTTVVEEGVLGIRIIKGFGQHRSQERAFRTLSRRLRTTELRKAGLLATLWALIMTLPELAIGAALLLGTVQVADGDLSAGTLVAFLSTALALRWPVESIGFLLAISQDSATATDRYFEVMDAPAADAADTITAAGTADAVSPDAAPTAGTAAPTAGATGSSAATAGTTRPAGPPAVTAGTAGLRFEGVVFRYADAPPDEPPVLRGVDLHIRPGESMALVGATGSGKTTLTALVPRLHEVTAGRITVDGRDITSLDRGELRSLVAVAFEEPTLFSATAGENVLMGAEGAGPEDLERALAVAQAGFVHTLPQGTGTQVGEQGLSLSGGQRQRLALARAVVGRPRYLVLDDPLSALDVHTEALVEAALREVLASTTALIVAHRPSTVLLADRVALLSGGRIAAVGTHQQLLRENAEYRLLMSGHQPEAPDGTAPATPSGPLRDPEEDADR; from the coding sequence ATGTCTGACACCGCCCCAGCCCACCAGGACACCGCCGCGCCCACCACCGGCAGCCCCGTCGCCCGGCCCGCCGGGGAGCCGGCCGCGGGCGGGCCCGGGACACCGGCCGCCGGGGAGCCGGCCGCGAAGGAGCCCCGGACGCGCGACGCCGGGGAGCCGGCGCGACGCCGCTCCGTGGTGCGTTCCCTGCTGCGCCTGTGGCCGTACGTCCGTCCGGTGCGGGTCCGTCTCTTCGGCGCCGCGGTGGTGGCGATCGTCGCCTCCAGCGTGAGCCTGCTCATTCCGCTGGTGCTGAAGTGGCTGGTGGACGGCCCGGTGGCGGACCGCGACCCGGGCGGGGTGTGGCTGGGCGGGGCGCTGCTGCTCGGGCTGGGGATCGCCGAGGCGGCGCTGTTCGGGTTCCGCCGGTGGCTGGTGGCGCGGCCGCTGGCGGGGGTGGAGGCGACCATGCGGGCCGACCTCTACCGTCACCTGCAACGGCTGCCGGTCTCCTTCCACGACCGCTGGCCGTCCGGGCAGCTGCTCTCCCGGGCCACCACGGACCTGATGCTGCTGCGGACGTTCCTCGCCTTCCCGCTGACCTTCCTGGTCGTCAACGGGGCCACCATCATCCTGGGCTTCGCGATCCTGCTGGACCAGCGGTGGCAGCTGGGGCTGGTGCTGCTGTGCCCGGTGGTGCCGCTGGTGGTGCTCTGCTCGTACTTCGAGTCCCGCTACTCGGCGGCCGCCCGGCTCTCGCAGGACCAGGCGGGGGACCTGACGACGGTGGTCGAGGAGGGCGTCCTCGGCATCCGCATCATCAAGGGGTTCGGGCAGCACCGCAGCCAGGAGCGCGCGTTCCGTACGCTCTCCCGCCGGCTGCGCACCACGGAACTGCGCAAGGCGGGGCTGCTGGCCACCCTCTGGGCGCTGATCATGACGCTGCCGGAGCTGGCGATCGGTGCGGCGCTGCTGCTGGGCACGGTGCAGGTGGCCGACGGCGACCTGTCGGCGGGCACCCTGGTCGCCTTCCTCTCCACGGCGCTGGCGCTGCGGTGGCCGGTGGAGTCGATCGGCTTCCTGCTGGCGATCAGCCAGGACTCGGCCACGGCCACCGACCGCTACTTCGAGGTGATGGACGCGCCCGCCGCGGACGCCGCGGACACCATCACCGCCGCCGGCACCGCGGACGCCGTCTCCCCGGACGCCGCGCCCACCGCCGGCACCGCCGCGCCCACCGCCGGCGCCACCGGTTCCTCGGCGGCAACCGCCGGTACCACCCGTCCCGCCGGTCCCCCGGCGGTCACCGCCGGTACCGCCGGGCTCCGCTTCGAGGGGGTGGTGTTCCGGTACGCCGACGCCCCGCCCGACGAACCGCCCGTGCTGCGCGGGGTGGACCTGCACATCCGGCCCGGCGAGTCGATGGCGCTGGTCGGCGCGACCGGGTCGGGGAAGACCACGCTGACCGCGCTGGTGCCGCGGCTCCACGAGGTGACCGCCGGCCGGATCACCGTGGACGGCCGGGACATCACCTCCCTGGACCGCGGCGAGCTGCGGTCCCTGGTGGCGGTGGCGTTCGAGGAGCCGACCCTGTTCTCCGCCACCGCGGGGGAGAACGTGCTGATGGGCGCGGAGGGCGCGGGCCCCGAGGACCTGGAGCGGGCCCTGGCCGTGGCCCAGGCCGGGTTCGTGCACACCCTGCCGCAGGGGACCGGCACCCAGGTCGGCGAGCAGGGGCTGAGCCTGTCCGGCGGGCAGCGGCAGCGGCTGGCGCTCGCCCGGGCGGTCGTCGGCCGCCCCCGCTACCTGGTGCTCGACGACCCGCTGTCCGCGCTGGACGTCCACACCGAGGCGCTGGTGGAGGCCGCGCTGCGCGAGGTGCTGGCGTCCACCACCGCACTGATCGTGGCGCACCGGCCGTCCACCGTGCTGCTCGCCGACCGGGTGGCGCTGCTGTCCGGCGGACGGATCGCCGCCGTGGGCACCCACCAGCAGCTGCTGCGGGAGAACGCGGAGTACCGGCTGCTGATGTCCGGTCATCAGCCCGAGGCCCCGGACGGCACCGCGCCCGCCACGCCGTCCGGCCCGCTCCGCGACC
- a CDS encoding L,D-transpeptidase: MRHGSGPGPWAGVVRTAVRSGALLLALAGCGIGGFGGDDAPRSPRDLIRVTPHDGARSVPADGRLAVTASGGRLERVRVTRTDGAGERAAVPGRLSADRRSWRPAARRLALATRYQVHAVAVDGRGRRAARHTTFTTFVPAHRFIGYFTPEHRTTVGTGMIVSLTFNRPIADRAAVERGISVTARPATEIAAHWFGDRRLDFRPRTYWRPGTEVTMRLRLRDVRAAPGVYGVQHRTVRFTVGRSQISTVDAAAHTMTVTRDGRRTAVLPVTTGAAGHETWNGRMVVMERLPETRMDGSTVGFGGEYDIADVPHALRLTTSGTFLHGNYWAAPETFGSVNSTHGCVGLRDVRGGSSRTAAGWFYDRTLIGDVVEVVNSRERQVAPDNGLGGWNMSWPSWRAGSALR, translated from the coding sequence GTGAGACATGGATCAGGACCGGGGCCCTGGGCCGGCGTGGTGCGGACGGCCGTCCGGTCCGGGGCGCTCCTGCTGGCGCTCGCCGGATGCGGGATCGGCGGGTTCGGCGGTGACGACGCGCCGCGCTCGCCGAGGGACCTCATCCGCGTCACGCCGCACGACGGGGCCCGGTCGGTTCCGGCGGACGGACGGCTGGCGGTGACCGCGTCCGGCGGACGGCTGGAGCGGGTGCGGGTGACCCGGACCGACGGCGCCGGGGAGCGCGCCGCGGTCCCCGGCCGGCTGTCGGCCGACCGCCGCTCCTGGCGGCCCGCCGCCCGGCGCCTGGCGCTGGCCACCCGGTACCAGGTGCACGCGGTGGCGGTGGACGGCCGCGGCCGGCGCGCCGCCCGGCACACCACCTTCACCACCTTCGTGCCCGCCCACCGGTTCATCGGCTACTTCACCCCCGAGCACCGGACCACGGTGGGCACCGGGATGATCGTCTCGCTAACCTTCAACCGGCCGATCGCGGACCGGGCCGCGGTGGAGCGCGGGATCTCGGTCACCGCCCGGCCGGCCACCGAGATCGCCGCCCACTGGTTCGGCGACCGGCGCCTGGACTTCCGCCCCCGCACCTACTGGCGGCCCGGCACCGAGGTCACCATGCGGCTGCGGCTGCGTGACGTGCGGGCCGCCCCGGGGGTCTACGGGGTGCAGCACCGCACCGTCCGGTTCACCGTCGGACGCTCCCAGATCAGCACCGTGGACGCGGCGGCGCACACCATGACCGTGACGCGGGACGGCCGGCGGACCGCCGTGCTGCCGGTCACCACCGGCGCCGCCGGCCACGAGACCTGGAACGGCCGGATGGTGGTGATGGAGCGCCTGCCGGAGACCCGGATGGACGGTTCGACGGTCGGCTTCGGCGGCGAGTACGACATCGCGGACGTCCCGCACGCGCTGCGGCTGACCACCTCCGGGACGTTTCTGCACGGCAACTACTGGGCCGCCCCGGAGACCTTCGGGAGCGTCAACTCCACCCACGGCTGCGTCGGGCTGCGCGATGTGCGCGGCGGCAGCTCGCGGACCGCCGCCGGCTGGTTCTACGACCGCACCCTGATCGGTGACGTCGTGGAGGTGGTCAACTCCCGCGAGCGGCAGGTCGCCCCGGACAACGGGCTGGGCGGCTGGAACATGTCCTGGCCGAGCTGGCGGGCCGGCTCCGCCCTGCGCTGA
- a CDS encoding L,D-transpeptidase, whose protein sequence is MSALLLGALLAGVAACGGGGSDDDGKKNGERGRSDDKPSEAIVAIAPSDGADDVATSGALKVTARKGKLTSVKVADGKGRTVDGEISADGSSWAPARHLSAATEYTVDAVAEDSEGRASAKHASFTTLVPKNTFVGYFTPEDGSTVGVGMPVSLRFSRGITDPEAVERAVKVTASPSVPVEGHWFGNDRLDFRPEKYWKPGTKVTLELNLDGVEGRPGVYGKQTKTVKFTIGRSQVSTVDAKAKTMTVERDGRTVKTIPVTTGAPGTETYNGQMVISEKFPVTRMNGETVGFGGEYDIKDVPHAMRLSTSGTFIHGNYWAAPSTFGSVNASHGCVGLRDLRGGGDNGSPGAWFYKESILGDVVVVKNSDDTTIQPDNGLNGWNMSWEEWKADR, encoded by the coding sequence TTGTCCGCCCTGCTGCTGGGAGCGTTGCTGGCCGGCGTGGCGGCCTGCGGGGGCGGGGGATCGGACGACGACGGGAAGAAGAACGGCGAGCGGGGCCGGAGTGACGACAAGCCGTCCGAGGCGATCGTCGCCATCGCCCCGTCGGACGGCGCCGACGACGTGGCCACCAGCGGGGCGCTGAAGGTCACCGCCCGCAAGGGCAAGCTCACCTCGGTGAAGGTGGCCGACGGCAAGGGCCGCACCGTGGACGGCGAGATCTCCGCCGACGGCTCCAGCTGGGCGCCGGCGAGGCACCTGAGCGCCGCCACCGAGTACACCGTGGACGCGGTCGCCGAGGACTCCGAGGGGCGGGCGTCGGCCAAGCACGCGAGCTTCACCACCCTCGTCCCGAAGAACACCTTCGTCGGCTACTTCACCCCCGAGGACGGCAGCACGGTGGGCGTCGGCATGCCGGTCTCGCTGAGGTTCAGCCGCGGCATCACCGACCCGGAGGCGGTGGAGCGGGCGGTCAAGGTGACCGCCTCCCCGTCGGTGCCGGTCGAGGGCCACTGGTTCGGCAACGACCGGCTGGACTTCCGCCCGGAGAAGTACTGGAAGCCGGGCACCAAGGTCACCCTGGAACTCAACCTCGACGGCGTCGAGGGACGGCCCGGGGTCTACGGCAAGCAGACGAAGACGGTGAAGTTCACCATCGGTCGCAGCCAGGTCAGCACCGTGGACGCCAAGGCCAAGACGATGACGGTCGAGCGGGACGGCCGCACCGTCAAGACCATCCCGGTCACCACCGGCGCGCCGGGCACCGAGACCTACAACGGCCAGATGGTGATCAGCGAGAAGTTCCCGGTGACCCGGATGAACGGCGAGACCGTGGGCTTCGGCGGCGAGTACGACATCAAGGACGTGCCGCACGCGATGCGCCTGTCCACCTCGGGCACCTTCATCCACGGCAACTACTGGGCCGCCCCCTCCACCTTCGGCTCGGTGAACGCCAGCCACGGCTGCGTCGGCCTGCGCGACCTGCGCGGCGGCGGCGACAACGGCTCGCCGGGCGCCTGGTTCTACAAGGAGTCGATCCTCGGCGACGTGGTCGTGGTGAAGAACTCCGACGACACCACCATCCAGCCGGACAACGGCCTCAACGGCTGGAACATGTCCTGGGAGGAGTGGAAGGCCGACCGGTAA
- a CDS encoding enoyl-CoA hydratase/isomerase family protein — protein sequence MTVTLEVADGVGTIRLDRPPMNALDIATQDRLRELAEEATRREDVRAVVLWGGEKVFAAGADIKEMQVMDHAAMVVRSRGLQDAFTAVARIPKPVVAAITGYALGGGCELALCADYRIAAENAKLGQPEILLGLIPGAGGTQRLSRLIGPSRAKDLIFTGRMVKADEALTLGLVDRVVPAEEVYAQAHAWAAKLAQGPALALRAAKEAVDAGLETDIDTGLAIERTWFAGLFATEDRETGMRSFVEEGPGKAKFR from the coding sequence ATGACTGTGACTCTTGAGGTGGCCGACGGCGTCGGCACCATCCGCCTGGACCGTCCGCCGATGAACGCCCTGGACATCGCCACCCAGGACCGCCTCCGCGAGCTGGCCGAGGAGGCCACCCGCCGCGAGGACGTGCGCGCGGTGGTCCTGTGGGGCGGCGAGAAGGTGTTCGCGGCCGGCGCGGACATCAAGGAAATGCAGGTCATGGACCATGCGGCGATGGTGGTCCGGTCCCGCGGCCTCCAGGACGCCTTCACCGCCGTCGCGCGCATCCCCAAGCCGGTGGTCGCCGCGATCACCGGCTACGCGCTGGGCGGCGGCTGCGAGCTGGCGCTCTGCGCCGACTACCGGATCGCCGCGGAGAACGCCAAGCTCGGCCAGCCGGAGATCCTGCTCGGCCTCATCCCGGGCGCCGGCGGCACCCAGCGGCTGTCCCGGCTGATCGGGCCCTCCCGGGCCAAGGACCTGATCTTCACCGGGCGCATGGTGAAGGCGGACGAGGCGCTCACCCTGGGACTGGTGGACCGGGTCGTCCCGGCGGAGGAGGTCTACGCCCAGGCGCACGCGTGGGCGGCGAAGCTCGCGCAGGGGCCGGCGCTGGCGCTGCGCGCCGCGAAGGAGGCGGTGGACGCCGGCCTGGAGACCGACATCGACACCGGTCTGGCCATCGAACGCACCTGGTTCGCCGGGCTGTTCGCCACCGAGGACCGGGAGACGGGGATGCGCAGCTTCG